The window GGCGAGCCCCGCGCCGACGTGGAGCAGGGTCCAGCCGACGTACATCGGGTTTCGGGTGAACGCATAGGGCCCGACGGTCACGAGCCGGTCCGGATCTTCGAGGTCGCCCGCTCCCCGCGCTTTGACCGCCCACGCGTTGAGGCCCACTCCGGCGGCCAGCAGGGCCCAGCCTGCCGGCACGAGGGGCCTGGGCAGCCGTGTGCGGGTGCGCGCGTTCAGCAGGAGGCCCGCGACCATCGGGACCGCGTGCTCAAGCGGGAGGGGCATCCGGTTCCAGAGGACCGACACGGGCCCACCGTAGACCCGCTCAGCAGGTGACGGAGACCTTCGCGCCGGCGCGGAAGGACACGTGGACGTGGTCGTAGTGGTTGGCCGTGGCGCCGCCGCGGTCTTCCATGGCCGACCAGCCGCTGCCGTCGTTGTAGCGCTGGCGCCAGATCACGTAGGTGACGGCGAAGGCTCGGCGGTTGGCCAGGACGTAGTCGGCGATGGCGTTGCCCTTGGCGGTGTCGACCATGAAGTCCAGGGCCAGGCCCTCGGGGTGGTCGCTGGTGCCGCTGCGGCCCGCCGCGCCGCCGATGTCGTCGACGCCGAACTTCGCGGCGATGTGGTTGCCGACCTGCGCCACGTGCGGCTGCGCGCCGTCCAGCTTCGTCGAGCACGACGCGGCCGGGGGTGGCGGCGGGGGCTTCTTCACCGTGGTGGTGGTGACCGGGGGCGGGGTGGTCGTGACCGGGGGCGGGGTGGTGGTCGTCGTCGTGGGGGCGACGGTGGTGGTGGTCGTCGTCGTGGTCGTGGTCGACGAGGTCGTCACCGGCGGGGCCATGGCCATGGCGGCGCTGGCGTTCTGCACGTCCGGGTTGGTGCCTGCGACCCAGGCCGTGGCCGCGAGCACCGCGCCGGTGGTGACGGCGAGCGCGACTGGCATGTGCCAGTTCGCGGCCTTGCTGCTATGTCGACCTGCCATATCGTGGATCACCGCTATGCGTCGGGGACGGGGCTGGGCTCTTTCGAGCCCGAGGCAACGTAACGAAACGGCCACGGCAATGTCTCGCCAGGGTGTCGGCCGCCACATTTCCGCAGGTAGGCTTGACGCTGTGGCCAGCAGGTATCGCGGTTCGTGGTGGGCCGATCACCCATGAGCGACGTGCGAATCGGGACGTCGGGCTGGCTTTACCCGCCCTGGCGGGGGACGTTCTACCCGAAGGGCCTCACCCACAAGCGCGAGCTGGAGTACTTGTCGCGGCAGGTGTCGTCGATCGAGATCAACGGGTCGTTCTACTCGCTGCAGCGCCCGGAGAGCTACCAGCGGTGGCGGGACGAGACGCCTTCGGGATTCGTGTTCTCCGTCAAGGGCCCCCGGTTCATCACGCACATGAAGCGCCTCAAGGACGCCGACGTGACGCTGGCGAACTTCTTCGCCTCAGGGGTGTTGGCACTGCGGGACAAGCTCGGCCCGATCCTGTGGCAGCTGC is drawn from Actinokineospora alba and contains these coding sequences:
- a CDS encoding methyltransferase family protein; its protein translation is MSVLWNRMPLPLEHAVPMVAGLLLNARTRTRLPRPLVPAGWALLAAGVGLNAWAVKARGAGDLEDPDRLVTVGPYAFTRNPMYVGWTLLHVGAGLAARSPWVLASWPFVAALVHRAVLREEHLLADRFGEQESSYERRVPRYLRQTKAPLVSPRETPGAL